In Methanosarcina siciliae T4/M, one genomic interval encodes:
- a CDS encoding glutaredoxin family protein, protein MMNIFNKDTDKGKHVSGIDRGKIVMYGLSTCVWCKKTKKLLTDLGVDFEYVFVDLLEGEEESNAIKQVSRFNSSVSFPTTIINDEKAIVGFKEKQIREALGF, encoded by the coding sequence ATGATGAACATATTTAACAAGGACACGGATAAAGGAAAGCATGTTTCCGGTATTGACAGGGGTAAGATCGTAATGTACGGGCTGAGCACCTGTGTGTGGTGCAAAAAAACAAAGAAACTGCTCACCGATCTGGGAGTGGATTTTGAGTATGTTTTTGTGGACTTGCTGGAGGGAGAGGAAGAAAGCAATGCCATTAAGCAAGTCAGCCGTTTTAATTCTTCAGTTTCTTTTCCAACAACGATTATAAATGACGAAAAGGCAATTGTAGGTTTTAAGGAAAAACAAATCCGTGAAGCCCTTGGCTTTTAA
- a CDS encoding DJ-1/PfpI family protein yields MTAENKNEKILLVVAQEQFRDEECFVPKQLFEAAGAKVTVAAEFKETAKGALGGTIKPDIRISDTRIEDYDAIVISGGPGSRKYLWDNQYLRELVKEADSLKKVVSAICISPVILARAGVLKGKESTVFSSPDTVHELKEHGAVYLDRDVVVSGRIVTGRDPRSAEAFGKAVLKALKKA; encoded by the coding sequence ATGACAGCAGAAAATAAAAATGAAAAGATTTTACTTGTTGTTGCTCAGGAGCAGTTCAGGGATGAAGAATGCTTTGTTCCGAAGCAGCTATTTGAGGCTGCAGGGGCAAAGGTTACGGTTGCAGCCGAGTTTAAGGAGACTGCAAAAGGGGCACTGGGAGGTACGATTAAACCTGATATAAGGATCTCCGATACCAGAATTGAGGATTATGATGCGATCGTAATTTCCGGGGGTCCTGGTTCGAGAAAATACCTATGGGACAATCAGTACCTGCGTGAACTCGTAAAAGAAGCCGATTCCCTTAAAAAAGTGGTTTCTGCAATCTGCATCTCGCCTGTGATTCTGGCAAGGGCAGGGGTCCTGAAGGGAAAGGAAAGCACTGTTTTCAGTAGCCCGGATACAGTACACGAACTTAAGGAGCACGGGGCTGTCTATCTGGACAGGGACGTCGTAGTTTCGGGAAGGATAGTGACGGGGCGGGACCCGAGAAGTGCGGAAGCCTTTGGAAAAGCCGTTCTTAAAGCCCTGAAAAAAGCCTGA
- a CDS encoding MFS transporter, whose amino-acid sequence MVKETKKNGSTAEVPEISRPSTAPDADTRDAAIEKRIVLTIAVLAGFITPFDGSAVNIALPTIGAEFHMTAIALSWVATAYLLSSAVFLVPFGKIADIYGRKKIFLYGIAIFSFASLLMTMVPSTELLIVIRVFQGLGSAMIFGTGVAIVTTVFPPGERGKALGIYVTAVYLGLSLGPFLGGLMTQYLGWRSIFFVNVPIGITTVVIVLWKLKGEWTGFRGEKFDLAGSVLYGAAVVAVMYGFSSLPDFKGAAFIFVGILGVLGFALYELRIPSPVLDIRLLTQNRIFAFSNLAALINYSATFAVTFLLSLDLQYTKGFTPEHAGFILIAQPVVQAMVSPVAGRLSDRIEPRIVASAGMMLTATGLFLLIFLTETTPLWHMVLTLLILGAGFGLFSSPNTNAIMSSVDKRFYGVASGMNGTMRLLGQMLSMGIAMMIFAVVIGPVEITPEYYSQFILSLHYAFILFTVFCTLGIFASLVRGKARPAVSVSIPEAGNKKGR is encoded by the coding sequence ATGGTAAAAGAAACAAAAAAAAACGGATCGACTGCTGAAGTCCCAGAAATTAGCCGTCCTTCTACCGCTCCTGATGCTGATACCCGTGACGCTGCCATAGAAAAACGAATCGTACTCACTATTGCAGTACTTGCCGGATTTATCACGCCATTTGACGGTTCGGCAGTAAATATTGCCCTGCCCACAATTGGGGCAGAATTTCATATGACAGCGATCGCCCTTTCCTGGGTTGCGACCGCTTACCTGTTATCTTCAGCCGTGTTTCTTGTCCCGTTCGGAAAAATCGCAGATATCTACGGAAGGAAAAAGATTTTCCTCTACGGCATTGCTATCTTCAGTTTTGCATCCCTTCTGATGACCATGGTCCCTTCAACCGAACTGCTTATCGTAATACGGGTTTTCCAGGGTTTGGGAAGTGCTATGATCTTCGGGACCGGAGTTGCCATCGTTACCACCGTTTTTCCCCCGGGGGAACGAGGAAAAGCTCTCGGGATCTATGTCACTGCAGTTTACCTCGGGCTCTCCCTTGGACCTTTCCTTGGAGGTTTGATGACGCAGTATTTGGGCTGGAGGAGTATCTTCTTCGTAAATGTGCCTATAGGCATCACCACGGTTGTCATCGTCCTCTGGAAGCTGAAAGGGGAATGGACCGGGTTCAGGGGGGAGAAATTCGACCTTGCAGGGTCTGTTCTCTATGGGGCAGCGGTCGTTGCCGTCATGTACGGGTTTTCATCTCTTCCGGACTTCAAAGGAGCTGCATTTATATTCGTGGGAATTCTCGGAGTTCTCGGCTTTGCGTTATACGAACTGAGAATCCCGTCCCCCGTTCTTGATATCAGGCTCCTTACACAAAACAGGATCTTTGCCTTTTCGAACCTTGCCGCACTTATCAATTACAGTGCCACCTTTGCAGTGACTTTTCTCTTGAGCCTGGACCTGCAGTACACAAAAGGCTTCACTCCCGAGCATGCGGGTTTTATTCTGATAGCGCAGCCTGTTGTCCAGGCCATGGTTTCCCCTGTTGCGGGGAGGCTTTCTGACAGGATTGAGCCCCGGATCGTTGCCTCGGCGGGAATGATGCTCACAGCAACCGGACTTTTCCTCCTCATTTTCCTTACTGAAACGACCCCTCTCTGGCATATGGTCCTCACCCTTCTCATACTCGGAGCAGGGTTCGGGCTCTTTTCTTCCCCGAACACGAATGCAATTATGAGTTCGGTTGATAAGAGGTTCTACGGAGTTGCATCAGGTATGAATGGCACGATGCGACTTCTTGGCCAGATGCTCTCGATGGGAATTGCAATGATGATCTTTGCAGTTGTCATCGGACCTGTGGAGATTACACCTGAATATTACTCCCAATTCATTTTAAGCCTGCACTATGCGTTTATCCTGTTTACGGTCTTCTGTACCCTTGGGATATTTGCGTCCCTGGTGAGAGGAAAAGCCCGACCTGCGGTCAGTGTCAGCATACCTGAAGCAGGTAATAAGAAAGGGCGTTGA
- a CDS encoding nitroreductase family protein: protein MNSELEAILSYHQDSKHNFKAYAPGPRFLEMSIKPDPFLNYKGAPLLKLKTWSEEDIESELLPTYEQAFSPEKLGPSGLNRNSISQLFFDSFALSVWKKVGGTSWALRINPSSGNLHPTEVYLLSGPVPELLEKPAVCHYAPLQHALELRAEFSPETWKKLSPGFPEGTFFIGLSSIYWRVAWKYGIRAFRYANHDLGHAIAALTFAAAGLGWRTCLLADMGSEETGKLLGVSGRKGPEKEEPACLLAVYPAGKKCPSGKVASSVLADFEKLSWNGVPNRLSPAHVDWAGIEKAASATRKKETFHPDEKKPDLKPGRRAAGMSAEISGSGIRSDLEAVSLRSVIHRRRSALEMNNSAYMDENSFYGILRRTLPEKNPIFETLASGPFAHLLLFVNRVKGLREGLYIFLRKAGEAEEFKAAFRPDFLWEKPENCPYDLEFYLLMEEELHHFAAQLSCAQRKAEDSCFTACMLSEFEEPLKTSGSWMYSRLFWECGVLGQLLYLEAEARGFRGCGIGCFFDDPLHEALGLEGLEYQDLYHFAVGSPLQEIGVLTFPAYKK, encoded by the coding sequence ATGAATTCAGAACTCGAAGCCATACTGTCCTATCATCAGGATAGCAAACATAACTTTAAAGCCTATGCTCCCGGTCCCCGGTTCCTTGAGATGTCAATCAAGCCGGACCCTTTTCTAAATTACAAAGGAGCTCCACTTTTAAAGCTCAAGACCTGGAGTGAAGAAGATATTGAGTCCGAACTTTTACCGACATATGAACAGGCATTTTCTCCGGAGAAACTGGGGCCTTCTGGACTGAACCGGAATAGCATTTCTCAGCTTTTTTTTGACAGTTTTGCCCTTTCAGTCTGGAAAAAAGTAGGGGGCACAAGCTGGGCACTCCGCATCAACCCTTCAAGCGGAAACCTGCACCCGACCGAGGTCTACCTTCTTTCCGGGCCGGTTCCGGAGCTCCTGGAAAAACCGGCTGTCTGCCATTACGCGCCTTTGCAGCACGCCCTTGAGCTAAGAGCGGAATTTTCCCCGGAGACCTGGAAAAAGCTGAGTCCCGGCTTTCCGGAAGGCACATTTTTCATAGGACTGAGTTCAATTTACTGGCGGGTTGCCTGGAAATACGGCATCAGGGCTTTTCGGTATGCAAACCATGACCTCGGACATGCTATTGCTGCCCTTACCTTTGCTGCGGCAGGGCTCGGCTGGAGAACGTGCCTGCTTGCGGACATGGGATCGGAGGAAACAGGAAAACTTCTGGGCGTTTCCGGAAGGAAGGGCCCTGAAAAAGAGGAACCCGCCTGCCTGCTTGCAGTTTATCCGGCAGGGAAAAAATGTCCTTCGGGAAAGGTCGCGTCCTCTGTACTTGCAGATTTTGAAAAGCTTTCCTGGAACGGGGTTCCTAACCGTTTGAGCCCTGCACATGTGGATTGGGCCGGGATTGAAAAGGCTGCTTCAGCAACCCGAAAGAAAGAAACCTTCCATCCTGATGAAAAAAAGCCGGACCTGAAACCTGGAAGAAGAGCCGCAGGCATGTCCGCGGAAATCTCCGGCTCAGGAATCCGTTCCGACCTGGAGGCGGTCTCTCTGCGCAGCGTTATTCACAGGAGAAGAAGTGCCCTTGAAATGAATAACAGTGCTTACATGGACGAAAACAGTTTCTACGGAATCCTTCGAAGAACACTCCCCGAGAAAAATCCCATTTTTGAGACGCTTGCTTCCGGGCCTTTTGCACACCTGCTTCTCTTTGTAAACAGGGTGAAGGGGCTTCGTGAAGGACTTTACATCTTTCTGCGAAAAGCCGGAGAAGCGGAAGAGTTTAAAGCCGCCTTCAGACCGGATTTTCTCTGGGAAAAGCCTGAAAACTGCCCTTATGACCTTGAATTTTACCTGCTTATGGAGGAGGAACTGCACCATTTTGCAGCCCAGCTTTCATGTGCGCAGCGAAAAGCAGAAGATTCCTGTTTTACTGCCTGCATGCTTTCGGAGTTCGAAGAGCCTCTGAAAACAAGCGGCTCATGGATGTACTCTCGCCTTTTCTGGGAATGCGGAGTCCTCGGGCAGCTTCTTTACCTGGAAGCCGAAGCTCGGGGTTTCAGGGGCTGCGGAATAGGGTGTTTTTTCGATGACCCTCTGCACGAAGCTCTGGGGCTTGAAGGGCTTGAGTATCAGGACCTCTATCACTTTGCAGTGGGCTCGCCTCTCCAGGAAATCGGGGTTTTGACCTTCCCTGCGTACAAAAAGTAA
- a CDS encoding ferredoxin-thioredoxin reductase catalytic domain-containing protein, producing the protein MNEEKVSEEGISEEEVDKVYRRLDQEVEKSGYHLNPDVEFTKELVRGLLANERRYGYWSCPCRLSADNKEEDLDIICPCYYRDPDLNDYGACYCALYVSDEVIRGEKEVESIPERRPSREKREAIRAEEAARAEMMETMEISKLSKPVWRCKVCGYLCAMEEAPGICPICKAKKERFERFI; encoded by the coding sequence TTGAATGAAGAGAAAGTTTCTGAAGAAGGCATATCCGAAGAAGAAGTAGATAAAGTCTACAGACGCTTGGACCAGGAGGTCGAAAAGTCGGGCTACCACCTCAACCCTGACGTTGAGTTCACAAAGGAACTTGTGCGGGGACTGCTGGCTAACGAGAGACGTTACGGTTACTGGTCCTGCCCGTGCAGGCTCTCCGCTGACAACAAGGAAGAAGACCTTGACATAATTTGTCCCTGCTACTACAGAGACCCCGACCTTAACGATTACGGGGCCTGTTACTGTGCACTCTATGTTTCGGACGAAGTCATCCGAGGGGAAAAAGAAGTTGAGTCTATCCCGGAAAGGCGCCCGTCTCGCGAAAAAAGGGAAGCTATAAGAGCTGAGGAAGCTGCAAGAGCGGAGATGATGGAAACTATGGAAATCTCAAAGCTTTCAAAACCTGTCTGGAGATGTAAGGTTTGCGGATATCTATGTGCTATGGAAGAAGCTCCAGGGATCTGTCCTATCTGCAAGGCGAAGAAAGAAAGATTTGAAAGGTTCATTTGA
- a CDS encoding serine O-acetyltransferase produces the protein MSVHLGYSIPINVFGPGLCIAHRGTIVVNKDTIIGENCRIHACTNIGSGRDNVLLAPKIGNCVYIGPGAKIFGNVEIADNIAIGANSVVNKSFYEKGISIAGVPAKKINNKGSDGMVITATKIISVPALHEAVERPL, from the coding sequence ATGAGCGTCCATCTAGGGTACAGTATTCCAATAAATGTTTTTGGTCCTGGATTATGCATAGCCCATCGAGGAACCATTGTTGTAAACAAAGATACCATAATTGGAGAAAACTGCAGAATACATGCCTGTACTAATATAGGATCTGGCAGAGATAACGTTCTTCTGGCACCGAAAATCGGGAACTGCGTATACATCGGCCCTGGCGCCAAAATCTTTGGAAATGTCGAAATTGCGGATAATATTGCAATCGGAGCGAATTCTGTAGTAAACAAATCCTTCTATGAGAAAGGGATTTCGATTGCAGGCGTTCCTGCTAAAAAAATCAATAATAAAGGATCAGATGGAATGGTAATTACAGCTACAAAAATTATTTCAGTTCCTGCTCTACATGAAGCTGTTGAGCGCCCACTGTAA
- a CDS encoding DUF21 domain-containing protein, giving the protein MNEIITWILIALCLTQSAIFSGLTIGIFGLGRLRLEIESEANNKDAIKILQLRRDSNFLLTTMLWGNVGINVLIALLTDSVMAGTSAFLFSTFGITCFGEIAPQAYFSRNALSVGAKLTPLIRFYQMLLYPVAKPTALILDWWLGREKLELFREQAMRIMLEKHIESGKTDIGTFEGIGALNFLSIDDVNISDEGSLVDPRSVISLSVENNRPVFPVFNRDPADPFLQKIEASGRKWVIITNPADEPVMVLDADGFLRDAVYKKGPFIPLSYCHFPVVVKSPKTRLEKVIRQFKVYPQYPEDDVIDQDLILYWGEEKRIVTGSDILGRLLRGIVVECDVGSGCETPPAKQPGIVRRAAFRKDKRKEKTEQSKK; this is encoded by the coding sequence ATGAATGAAATCATTACTTGGATCCTAATTGCACTTTGCCTTACACAGTCTGCTATCTTTTCAGGGCTGACGATAGGGATTTTCGGCCTTGGAAGGCTGAGGCTTGAGATTGAATCCGAAGCAAATAATAAAGATGCAATTAAAATCCTGCAGCTTCGAAGGGACTCCAATTTCCTGCTCACTACCATGCTCTGGGGGAACGTGGGCATAAATGTCCTTATTGCTCTGCTTACGGATTCCGTAATGGCAGGAACCTCAGCTTTTCTCTTCTCGACTTTTGGTATTACCTGTTTCGGAGAGATTGCCCCTCAGGCTTATTTTTCCAGGAATGCGCTTTCAGTTGGGGCAAAGCTGACTCCTCTTATCCGTTTTTACCAGATGCTGCTCTATCCGGTGGCAAAACCGACAGCCCTTATTCTTGACTGGTGGCTGGGCAGAGAAAAACTTGAGCTGTTCAGGGAACAGGCAATGAGGATTATGCTTGAAAAACATATCGAGTCAGGGAAGACCGATATAGGCACTTTTGAAGGGATAGGAGCCCTGAACTTTCTTTCAATAGACGACGTCAACATTTCTGATGAAGGATCCCTTGTTGACCCGAGGAGCGTCATCTCTCTTTCAGTGGAAAACAACCGCCCTGTTTTTCCTGTATTCAACCGAGATCCTGCTGACCCTTTCCTCCAGAAAATAGAAGCCTCCGGAAGAAAATGGGTAATCATCACCAATCCGGCAGACGAGCCTGTAATGGTACTGGATGCTGACGGCTTCCTGAGAGATGCTGTCTATAAGAAGGGGCCTTTCATTCCGCTTTCTTACTGTCATTTCCCTGTAGTGGTAAAGTCTCCGAAAACCAGGCTTGAGAAGGTAATCCGGCAGTTCAAGGTATATCCTCAGTATCCGGAAGATGATGTAATTGACCAGGACCTTATTCTTTACTGGGGCGAGGAAAAGCGCATAGTTACAGGGTCGGATATTCTGGGTCGCCTGCTCCGCGGAATTGTGGTCGAATGTGATGTGGGCTCAGGATGCGAGACGCCTCCTGCAAAGCAGCCGGGAATCGTAAGAAGGGCAGCTTTCAGGAAAGACAAAAGAAAAGAAAAAACAGAACAAAGTAAGAAGTAA
- a CDS encoding lectin like domain-containing protein, translating into MLFALLIMMSFSTCAGDLDSVPKIDPLNHDFQDYIECPENWTSQHYDKDGKLITLGIIPSPTSVYWPDDYVYSPDTELISESHQLITGVQLSGYPTDSYFSLVDEGRVTPVKDQGSTGTCWAFATLASLESYLIPVDSYQWDFSENNMKNLLSDSYSEGFDRAYNDAGNAYMSAAYLTRWSGPILDSDDPFNENSGVSPTDKDVQKHVQKVLILPPRNNSIDNRLIKKIVKEEGGVLASFNLIEVYFKSKGGYDYVTYYNPTIGTNSGHSICIVGWDDNFNKSEFATVPPGDGAFICKNSWGTNNGINGTGYFYISYYDANLGMEDGFKDLFFYTAESPNNYEKVYQYDPLGWTHNYRYDINSIWAANVFTAESNEELQAIGFYTPQPDVNYDVYVYINPVNIPNGGTLLCNSSGSFELPGYHTIPLEQSVSLSTGDNFSIVVKLSSGSTIVFPIEGVIENYSSKASANTGESYISSNGTSWSDLASGESKYNCCIKAYTTTSDNVDPVINSVSLNNSNPNAGDLILVSVNATDNVEVTSVEASGNILNYISGNTWEGTINALSGTHFVNVSARDEAGNVAWNNSTSYTVTEIIPDTEPPVIHSVSLNDSNPNAGDLILVSVNATDNVAVTSVEASGNILNYISGNNWEGTINALSGTHFVNVSARDEAGNVAWNNSTSYTVTEIIPDTEPPVIHSVSLNDSNPNAGDLILVSVNATDNVEVTSVEASGSTLNYISGNTWEGTINALSGTHFVNVSARDEAGNVAWNNSTSYTVTEIIPDTQDPVINSVSLNNSNPNAGDLILVSVNATDNVEVTSVEASGNILNYISGNIWEGTINALSGTHFVNVSARDEAGNVAWNNSTSYTVTEIIQDTEPPVIHSFSSYPVNTTGDSVINVTVDVTDNIGVVNVTVDDVQLTKNGDLWEGSIQAPSDAGEYSIPVVALDAAGNKAESSLPCNVLIREGSVSFSMNPIMTFAAKGTTVPFEITILNGQNVDDTLKIQIDNDTVPTSSSIDPSWYSWTEKDVNLRAGEEITLLLEVEVPENATGFRFFVVSMDSTLYPTSRAGFGCLLIN; encoded by the coding sequence ATGTTATTTGCACTCTTAATCATGATGTCATTTTCTACATGTGCAGGTGATTTAGATTCAGTACCAAAAATAGATCCATTAAATCATGATTTTCAGGACTACATTGAATGTCCGGAAAATTGGACATCTCAACATTACGACAAAGATGGGAAGCTTATAACTCTGGGCATTATTCCTTCTCCTACTTCTGTTTACTGGCCTGATGACTATGTTTACAGTCCGGATACCGAACTCATTTCAGAATCTCACCAGTTGATTACAGGTGTTCAGTTATCCGGATATCCGACAGATTCATACTTTAGCCTTGTGGATGAAGGAAGGGTAACTCCCGTAAAGGATCAAGGTTCTACAGGCACTTGCTGGGCTTTTGCTACACTTGCTTCACTTGAATCATATTTGATACCAGTTGATTCATACCAGTGGGACTTTTCAGAGAATAACATGAAAAATCTCCTTTCCGACAGTTATTCTGAAGGATTTGACAGGGCTTACAACGATGCAGGAAACGCGTATATGTCAGCGGCATACCTTACAAGGTGGAGCGGGCCTATACTCGACTCCGATGATCCTTTCAACGAAAACTCGGGAGTGTCTCCTACAGATAAAGATGTACAAAAACATGTTCAGAAAGTACTTATTTTACCGCCACGCAATAACTCCATAGATAATAGACTAATTAAAAAAATCGTTAAAGAAGAGGGAGGGGTTCTCGCATCTTTTAATCTGATTGAAGTTTATTTTAAGTCAAAAGGTGGTTACGATTACGTAACATACTATAATCCCACAATTGGTACGAACAGTGGTCATTCAATATGTATTGTAGGCTGGGACGACAACTTCAACAAATCTGAGTTCGCTACCGTTCCCCCTGGAGACGGAGCCTTTATCTGTAAAAACAGCTGGGGTACAAATAATGGGATTAATGGAACCGGATATTTTTATATTTCATATTACGATGCAAATCTTGGTATGGAAGATGGTTTTAAAGATTTATTTTTCTACACAGCCGAAAGTCCAAACAATTATGAAAAAGTTTATCAATATGACCCTCTGGGATGGACACACAATTACAGATATGATATAAATTCTATCTGGGCTGCTAATGTCTTTACGGCCGAATCAAATGAAGAACTTCAGGCTATAGGGTTTTATACACCACAACCTGACGTCAACTATGACGTCTATGTATATATTAATCCGGTAAACATTCCAAATGGCGGCACGTTATTATGTAATAGTTCAGGAAGTTTTGAACTGCCAGGATATCACACAATCCCTCTCGAACAGAGTGTATCTCTGAGTACAGGAGATAATTTCTCGATTGTTGTGAAACTTAGTTCCGGGTCTACTATAGTATTCCCAATTGAAGGTGTAATTGAGAATTATTCGAGCAAAGCGAGCGCTAACACCGGAGAAAGTTACATTAGCAGCAATGGAACAAGCTGGTCAGATTTGGCATCAGGCGAATCCAAGTATAATTGCTGCATAAAAGCATACACCACTACTTCTGATAATGTTGATCCCGTAATCAATTCGGTGAGTCTGAATAACAGTAATCCGAATGCTGGTGACCTTATCCTGGTAAGTGTAAACGCTACGGATAACGTTGAAGTGACTTCTGTTGAAGCTTCCGGAAATATTCTGAATTACATCAGTGGAAATACCTGGGAAGGAACAATTAATGCACTGTCAGGAACTCACTTCGTGAATGTGTCAGCAAGGGATGAGGCAGGAAATGTTGCATGGAACAACTCGACGAGTTATACTGTAACTGAAATAATACCGGATACTGAACCACCGGTGATTCATTCGGTGAGTCTGAATGACAGCAATCCGAATGCTGGTGACCTTATCCTGGTAAGTGTAAACGCTACGGATAACGTTGCAGTAACTTCTGTTGAAGCTTCCGGAAATATTCTGAATTACATCAGCGGAAATAACTGGGAAGGGACAATTAATGCACTGTCAGGAACTCACTTCGTGAATGTGTCAGCAAGGGATGAGGCAGGAAATGTTGCATGGAACAACTCGACGAGTTATACTGTAACTGAAATAATACCGGATACTGAACCACCGGTGATTCATTCGGTGAGTCTGAATGACAGCAATCCGAATGCTGGTGACCTTATCCTGGTAAGTGTAAACGCTACGGATAACGTTGAAGTGACTTCTGTTGAAGCTTCCGGAAGTACGCTGAATTACATCAGCGGAAATACCTGGGAAGGAACAATTAATGCACTGTCAGGAACTCACTTCGTGAATGTGTCAGCAAGGGATGAGGCAGGAAATGTTGCATGGAACAACTCGACGAGTTATACTGTAACTGAAATAATACCTGACACTCAGGATCCCGTAATCAATTCGGTGAGTCTGAATAACAGTAATCCGAATGCTGGTGACCTTATCCTGGTAAGTGTAAACGCTACGGATAACGTTGAAGTGACTTCTGTTGAAGCTTCCGGAAATATTCTGAATTATATCAGCGGAAATATCTGGGAAGGGACAATTAATGCACTGTCAGGAACTCACTTCGTGAATGTGTCAGCAAGGGATGAGGCAGGAAATGTTGCATGGAACAACTCGACGAGTTATACTGTGACTGAAATAATACAGGATACTGAACCACCGGTGATTCATTCATTCAGTTCGTACCCTGTCAATACAACCGGAGATTCTGTTATTAATGTTACAGTTGATGTAACGGATAACATCGGAGTTGTAAATGTAACTGTGGACGATGTGCAACTTACTAAAAACGGGGACTTATGGGAAGGAAGCATACAGGCTCCATCTGATGCAGGGGAGTATTCTATTCCGGTAGTTGCTCTGGATGCAGCTGGCAATAAGGCCGAAAGTTCACTGCCCTGCAATGTCCTCATACGTGAAGGAAGTGTGTCTTTCAGCATGAATCCGATAATGACCTTTGCGGCGAAAGGAACTACTGTACCTTTCGAGATTACAATTCTAAATGGTCAAAATGTTGATGACACATTAAAAATCCAGATCGATAACGATACGGTTCCGACTTCGAGTAGCATAGACCCGTCCTGGTACTCATGGACTGAAAAAGATGTGAATTTGAGGGCAGGGGAAGAGATTACACTTCTCCTGGAAGTAGAGGTTCCGGAAAACGCTACTGGATTCAGATTCTTTGTGGTTAGTATGGACTCAACACTTTACCCGACCAGTAGAGCAGGTTTTGGGTGTCTGTTGATAAACTAA
- a CDS encoding nitroreductase family protein, with amino-acid sequence METMDAILTRRSIRKYLPKPVSREMIEEILKAGMSAPSAGDEQPWHFIIIDRRDLLEKISEMHPYAKMLKNAPAALLICADQNIPKFRDFWVQDCSAASENMLLAAHALGLGAVWIGVYPAEKLVAGIRELFEIPEHVIPFSAIVIGHPDEEKPGRARYEVSRIHDNSW; translated from the coding sequence ATGGAAACAATGGACGCGATTCTCACCAGAAGAAGCATCCGGAAATATTTGCCGAAACCGGTTAGCAGGGAGATGATTGAGGAAATTTTGAAAGCCGGGATGAGTGCACCTTCAGCAGGGGATGAACAGCCCTGGCACTTCATTATAATTGACAGACGGGATCTACTTGAAAAAATATCGGAAATGCACCCTTATGCAAAGATGTTAAAGAACGCCCCGGCTGCACTCCTGATCTGTGCAGACCAGAATATTCCGAAATTCAGGGATTTCTGGGTGCAGGATTGCTCGGCAGCAAGTGAAAACATGTTACTCGCTGCCCACGCCCTGGGATTGGGGGCAGTCTGGATAGGGGTTTACCCGGCTGAAAAACTTGTAGCCGGAATCCGGGAATTATTTGAGATCCCTGAACATGTGATCCCATTTTCGGCAATCGTAATCGGGCACCCGGACGAGGAAAAACCCGGAAGGGCCAGGTATGAAGTCTCAAGAATTCATGACAATTCCTGGTAA